In Vigna radiata var. radiata cultivar VC1973A chromosome 3, Vradiata_ver6, whole genome shotgun sequence, the following proteins share a genomic window:
- the LOC106757515 gene encoding uncharacterized protein LOC106757515, with product MGRRRSSRNNHMVHLMPNDVEAKPSNGTVELLGASNSRHDIHLPGLSPQKQPKFVVDGVKRPHERSLAGEQVNQDRGLLQEKNTAKKKSKFCGAYVRRSERIKSAIVCSPKANFGIEVENITVTDSEKDEVLAGPELVLEPAQEHESESEQEQSEKSLDEKVDSAIRRIDSLDKIVGWLKSKVEESFCEAPSVAPIGYRSMYFDSQKKIEALTEENQRLNGKLENALGKVEVYEKEIHALIGVLDKTRDSVKDDMISNLAKSVEAAVNVSTQAIHNVCTASAIKRKRNEG from the exons ATGGGTAGAAGACGTTCTTCCAGAAACAACCACATGGTTCACTTGATG CCTAATGATGTGGAAGCAAAACCTTCCAATGGAACGGTGGAATTGCTAGGGGCATCAAACTCTCGCCATGATATCCATCTCCCTGGACTTTCCCCACAGAAGCAACCAAAATTCGTAGTGGATGGAGTGAAAAGGCCTCATGAAAGGAGTCTGGCAGGGGAACAAGTGAACCAGGATCGTGGACTTCTTCAAGAGAAGAATACTGCTAAGAAAAAATCGAAATTTTGTGGTGCATATGTGAGACGATCAGAACGCATAAAAAGTGCAATTGTTTGCTCTCCCAAAGCCAACTTTGGGATTGAAGTTGAAAATATAACTGTTACCGATAGTGAGAAAGATGAGGTCTTGGCAGGGCCAGAATTGGTGCTGGAGCCCGCGCAGGAGCATGAGTCAGAGTCAGAGCAGGAACAAAGTGAGAAGAGCTTGGATGAAAAAGTTGACTCTGCCATACGTAGAATAGATTCTCTTGATAAGATCGTGGGATGGTTGAAATCCAAG GTGGAAGAAAGCTTTTGTGAAGCTCCTTCTGTGGCACCTATAGGTTACAGGAGTATGTACTTTGATTCACAGAAGAag ATTGAAGCTTTGACAGAAGAAAATCAACGACTAAATGGAAAGCTCGAAAATGCTCTGGGCAAAGTAGAAGTG TACGAAAAGGAGATCCATGCTTTGATTGGTGTACTGGATAAAACGAGGGACTCTGTTAAGGATGATATGATTTCAAATCTGGCAAAATCTGTGGAAGCGGCTGTTAATGTATCAACTCAAGCAATCCATAATGTTTGTACTGCATCTGCTATcaagagaaagagaaatgaagGCTGA
- the LOC106757359 gene encoding uncharacterized protein LOC106757359, with amino-acid sequence MASSPPPPPQFSPSSDKRFWSTLRSRVDTLLDVRQPRTSSHSPKNVEGKNQLKEDSMLLMRGFDSVANTLSMLSNNLDNALQGARELGNPPTLTDIFHSKNDKVENKEDSGEKQKEESKQGMKRKLDNVDYSEESAVESQKENGKKAVDRNIKKAKNLAVSMATKAASLARELKSIKSDLCFMQERCGLLEEENRRLRDGFAKGVRPEEDDLVRLQLEALLAEKSRLANENANLVRENQCLHQLVEYHQLASQDLSESDEDSAIQGTYLDFSSPPPTIPEEAGDEEGNDDDDDDENGEPHTPTNDIHKFSASLDDAAKY; translated from the exons ATGGcttcttctcctcctcctcctcctcagtTCAGCCCTTCCTCTGATAAACGATTCTGGAGCACTCTGAGGAGCAGAGTCGACACGCTTCTCGATGTTCGTCAACCCAGAACCTCATCTCACTCCCCGAAG AATGTAGAAGGAAAAAACCAGTTGAAGGAAGATTCCATGTTGCTGATGAGAGGATTTGATTCTGTTGCCAACACTCTGTCTATGTTGTCTAATAATTTGGACAATGCCCTTCAG GGTGCTAGAGAATTGGGGAATCCACCCACGTTAACTGACATATTTCACAGCAAAAATGATAAGGTGGAAAACAAGGAGGATTCCGGAGAGAAACAGAAAGAGGAGTCAAAACAAGGAATGAAAAGGAAACTCGACAATGTTGATTACTCCGAAGAAAGTGCCGTTGAGTCACAAAAGGAGAATGGGAAAAAAGCAGTGGATAGAAACATCAAGAAAGCAAAAAAT CTTGCCGTTTCAATGGCAACGAAAGCAGCTTCACTAGCAAGAGAATTGAAGTCCATTAAATCAGATTTGTGTTTTATGCAAGAAAGGTGTGGTTTGCTTGAAGAGGAGAACAGGAGACTGCGTGATGGATTTGCAAAAGGAGTTAGACCTGAAGAAGATGATCTG GTGAGGCTTCAGCTGGAAGCACTTCTTGCTGAGAAGTCGAGACTGGCCAATGAAAATGCAAATTTGGTGAGAGAAAATCAATGCCTTCATCAGCTTGTGGAGTATCACCAACTTGCCTCTCAAGATCTCTCTGAGTCAGATGAAGATTCTGCTATTCAGGGAACGTACTTAGACTTCTCTTCTCCCCCACCAACAATTCCTGAAGAGGCAGGGGATGAAGAAGGtaacgatgatgatgatgatgatgagaatgGAGAACCACACACACCCACAAACGATATCCACAAATTTTCTGCTTCacttgatgatgctgcaaaatATTAG